The Immundisolibacter sp. genome contains the following window.
ATTTCCTGGTCTGGTCGCGCGGCAAGCCGCCGCTGCGCGACAGCGACGGCGTACGCCACCTGCGGCTCGAATTCTCGGCCGCCGAGAATACCTACGAGGCCCTGGCCGTGGCTCGTCAGCGCGCCGCCGAGCGCGGCTCACTGGCGCTGCAGTTCTCGCTGCTGAGCCTGCCGGTGCAGATGCAGATGGTGTACCGGGTGGTGCTGACCATGCCGCTGGGGGCGCTGATCATCGTGCTGCTGCGCAACGTGGTCGGCATCAAGGCCTTCGGCACCTTCGCGCCGATCCTGATCGCGCTGGCGTTTCGGGAAACCAGGCTTTTGAACGGCATCCTGCTGTTCACCGGCATCGTTGCGCTGGGTCTGGGCGCGCGCTTTTACCTGGAGCGGCTCAAGCTCCTGCTGGTGCCGCGCCTGGCCTCGGTGCTGACCGTGGTGGTGCTGATGATGGCGACCTTGAGCGTGCTGACCTACCAACTGGGCATCGGCGCCGGGCTGTCGGTGGCGCTGTTTCCGATGGTGATCCTGACCATGACCATCGAGCGCATGTCGATCGGCTGGGAAGAGGCCGGTCCGCGCGAGGCCCTGCAACAGGCCGGCGGCAGCCTGCTGGCGGCCTCGCTGGCGTACCTGGTGATGACCGAGCGGCAGGTGCAGCACCTGGTGTTCATGTTCCCGGAACTGCTGCTGATCGTGCTGGCCATCACGCTGGCCCTGGGCCGCTACACCGGCTATCGCCTGACCGAGCTGCGACGCTTCAAGGCACTGGCCGGATGATCACGTTCCCCTGGCAACGGGCTCGGGCGCTGCGCGCGCACGGCGTGCTCGGCATGAACCAGCGCAACGGGGACTTCATCGCCCGGGTCAACCCGCGCCGCCTGTATCCGCTGGTGGACGACAAGGTGCGCACCAAGACCTTGGCCCAGGCGGCCGGCATCCAGGTGCCGCAGCTGTACGGCCTGATCGCCATCCAGCACCAGGTCCTGCAGTTGCCCAAGCTGCTGGAGGGCCGCGAGGATTTTGTCGTCAAGCCGGTCAACGGCAGCGGCGGCAATGGCGTGCTGGTCATCGTCGGGCGTCGCAAGGGCCGCTACCGCAAGGCCAGCGGCGCTCAGCTGACCGAGGACGAACTCGAACACCACGTCTCGAACACCCTGTCGGGCCTGTACAGCCTCGGCGGGCAGCCGGACGCGGCGATGATCGAGTACCGCGTCAAGGTCGACCCGGTGTTCGAGCCGATCTCGCACCAGGGCGTGCCGGACCTGCGCACGGTGGTCTACAAGGGCTATCCGGTGCTGGCCATGGTGCGCCTGCCGACCGCGCTTTCGGACGGCAAGGCCAACCTGCACCAGGGCGCCATCGGTGCCGGGATCGACATCGCCAGCGGCCTGACCGGCCGCGGCGTCTGGCGCAACGAGGTGATCGACGAACACATCGACACCGGCAACCCGATCACCGGCGTGCAGGTGCCGCAGTGGGAGACGCTGCTGGAGCTGGCCGCCCGCTGCTACGACATCAGCGGCCTGGGCTATCTGGGCGTGGACTTCGTGCTGGACCGCGATTTCGGGCCGATGATGCTGGAGATGAACGCCCGCCCGGGTCTGAACATTCAGATCGCCAACCAGACCGGCCTGCTGCCGCGCCTGGCCACCGTGGACGCGCACGGCCGGGAAGGCGCCAGCGTGGCCGAGCGGGTGGCGTTTGCGCGGCAGCGCTTCGGGCGTCCCTGACCCGGGCCGCTGCCATGCGCCATCCGGGTGGCAGCGCCGCCCCGGCGCGAACGGCCGGGGCGGCGTCTGCCACGGACTACCAGCGCGCCTTGACCCCGCGCGTGTCCAGGTGCAGAAACGCGCCGTGGTAGGCATTGGGCGCGTAGGCCGACAGGCCGCCGATGAAGCGCTGCCAGCCGGCCTCGCCCTGCGCCGCGTCGACGATTTCAAACAGCAGCCGGGCATCTTCCCGATCATGGCGGCGGTCGCCGTTGAGGTCGTCCATGCGCCCGTCGCCGTCCTCATCGATGAACACGTCGGCCGCATCGCCCCACTGATGGCGGCTGAAACGGGTGTCGCCCAGCTGGCGGTTGTAGTGCGGCGTGCGATAGCCGCTCATCACGGTCAGGCCGCCGCTGGCGATGCCGGCGCGCGCAAAGCGCTCCATGGCCGCCTCCAGCGCCAGCGGCAGCCGCTCGCGCAGCGCCACGTAGCGCGGCCCGCGGGCCGCCTGCTTGCAGACGAATTGCCCGAGCTTCAGGTGCGGCGTCAGCGGCAGCTCGGCGCTGCGGGCATTGATCTCGATGAAACCTTCCGGCGGCCGGTACAGCGCCTGGCCGCCGGGGTGGTTCGGGTAATCGCCGATCAGGTAGCCGTTCAGCGCGCCGCCGCGCAGCGCCTGCCGCGGCGTGGTGACCAGCGCCGTGAAGCGCATCCGCGCCCCGTCGGCGCGTCGAACCTCCAGCGTGTAGGCGCCCGGCTTGCCGGGCGCGGTCCAGCGCCACTGGGCCGCGCCGAGGCGCTGGACCGCGCCGGCGCCGGCATCGAGCGTGAAGGTGCCGCTGTCGGGGTTCTCCACCTGCAAGGTGATGGCCTGCCCGGCGCTGGCCACCAGCGGGTTGACCGCCAGTCCAGAGCGCTCGGTGCCCCAGCGCACGCTGAAGCCGGCACCACCGGACGTGCCCGATGCCGGCGTCAACATGGCCAACTGCAGCGGCGCCGCCAGTGCCGGCATCACGCCGGCCAGGCCCAGTACGACGCAGCACAGCCAACGCGCCAGCCAGTGACCGAAACAGTGCCGGCCCATACGTCAATCTCCCTGAATCGGTGTGACAAGCGCCGCCGCCAGCGGCGCATCGCGGTCGTAGATATCGCGTCGAAACTGTACCGTCCCGTCACTGTCCACCCAGGCGGTCCAGTACAGCAGGTAGACCGGTACCGGCTCACGCAAGTTCACGGTGCGCGTCTGGCCGCTGTCGATGGCCGCGCGCAGCGCCTCGGGCGACCAGCGCGGGTCGCCCGACAGCAGCCAGTCGGCCAGCGCCAGCGGCTCCTGCAGCCGGATGCAGCCGGAACTGAAGCCGCGCTCGGCATGCTCAAACAGCGCCCGCGCCGGGGTGTCGTGCAGGTAGACGTCATGGGCGTTCGGGAACATGAACTTGATCCGCCCGAGCGCATTCCACGGCCCCGGATCCTGGCGCAAACGGTACGGCAGCGGGGTCCTGAGGTGCTGCCAGTCGATGGTGGCCGGGTCGATCTGGCGCGCGTCCTCGGCCCAGCCGCTGAGCACCCGTATATGCTCCCTGGCCAGATAATCCGGATCGCGACGGATCAGCGGCAGCTTGTCCTGCGCCGCCAGGCGCGGCGGAACTTCCCAGTAGGGGTTTAGCACCAGATAGCGGATGCGGTCCGAGAATTCCGGCGTCGGCCGGTAGGGCTGTCCTACCACTACGCGCATGCGCAGCGCCACCGCCGGACCGTCGATGGCCTCCAGCGTGAAGGCCGCCATGTTGACGCGCACCTGACGCCGCCCCGGCGCGGCGCCCAGCCAGCGTCTGCGCTCCAGGTTGGCGATGAGCTGGTCGACGCGAAAGCTCACCGGCGTGTTCAGCGCCCGGCGCGTCTGGCGACCGACGGCGCCATCGACGTCGAGCCCGTGGCGAGCCTGAAAACGGCGCACTGCGGCCTCGAGCGGCGCATCGAACAGCGCCTCGCCATCGCCGACCGGGCCGTCCATGCCCTCGCGTGCCAGGCGCTGACGCAGCACAGCCAGCAGCGGGTCACGATCACCCGGCCGCAGGGTCGGGCCGTCGGGCAGCAGCGGCCAGCCACCCGTGGCAGCGATGGCACGGTAATGCGCCAGGGCCTGCTGCAGGCGCGGATAGCCGGCCAGGGAGGAGCCGAGCCCGGACAGGAACGCCGCTGCGGATTCGGCCTGCTGCAGGCGCGCCGGCAGATCGGCATCCACCGCCAGCAAGCGCCGGCGTGGGGTGAGCCCGCCGACCTCGATCCTGCCGCCACGCACGTGCGAACCGAGCATCAACAGGCCGTCGCTGAGCAGCAGATCGAGCATCGCCTGCCCGGCCGCAGATCGATCTGCGCGTTGCGCATCGATGGCGGCGAGGTGGTAGTCGGCCGCGCGCAGACCGTGCGCGGCTGCGCCCGCCAGCTCGGCGCGCGCCGCATCCGCGCGCCGAGCGTCCCACAGCGGCGCGTAGCCGCGCACCGCATACAGCGGTCGCAGCAGCTCCGGGGCGTACAGCGACCGTTCGGCCGTAAGGCTCGGTGCCGCCAGCGCGGCCTGCAGCGCCTCGGCCACCGGCTCGGAGGCTGCCGCACTCCCCCAGGCCAGAGCGGCGAGCAGCCACCCCAGCCAGGCGCCCGCCCGCAGCGGGCGGCGCACGGCGGGCAGCAAGCGATAGGCGGGAATCCGCTGCGTCAGTGGTGATGACCGCCGGGGCCGTGCACGTGGCCGTGCGCCAGCTCCTCGGCTGTCGCCGCGCGCACGCCAAGCACCTCGACTGCGAAATGCAGCGTCTGGCCGGCCAGCGGATGGTTCGCGTCCACGGTGATGCCGTCCTCGCTCACCTCGGCCACGCGTACCGACATGCGTCCGCCGTGTTCATCGCTGGCGTGAAACTGCATGCCCGGCTCGATGTCCATGTCGGCCGGAAAGCGATCGCGCGGCACCACCTGCACGCGCGCCGGGCTGTGCTCCCCGTAGGCATCGGCCGGGGCGATGGTCAGCTCCAGCTTGTCGCCGGCAGCGTGCCCGGTCAGCGCCTTTTCCAGGCCCGGAATCACCGAGTGGCGGCCGTGCACGAAGGCAAACGGATCGGCTGCGGTGGCACTGTCCAGCTCCTCGCCGGCGTCGTCGCGCAGGGTGTAAGCGAGGGTCACGACACAGTCGTCGGCTATGCGCATGGCGCGGCTCCGGTAAAAAGCGGGTCGCCAGTTTAGCAGTTGGCGCTTGCCCACTTGCCGGCGGGCGACCGCGCGTGCGGCGCTCAAGCTGACTTGCTGGCGCCCGCACCGATGCGGCGTGGCCGCAGGCGTGGCCCGCTCCTACAATCGCGGCATGAACAACGCCGATTTCGTCGCCCGCGATCTGGCCGTGCTGTGGCATCCGTGCACGCAGATGCAGGATCACGAGTGGCTGCCGCTGGTGCCGATCCGCCGCGGCGCTGGGGTATGGCTGGAGGATTTCGACGGCCGGCGCTACCTGGACGCCATCAGCTCGTGGTGGGTGAACCTGTTCGGGCACGCCAATCCGTACATTTCGGCCGCCGTCGCCCGGCAGGCGGGACAGCTCGAACAGGTCATCTTCGGCGGCTTTTCGCACGAGCCGGCACTGCTGCTGGCCGAGCGGCTGGTGGCGCTCGCGCCGCCGTCGCTGGCGCGCTGTTTTTTTGCCGACAACGGTTCGTCCGCGGTGGAGGTCGCGCTCAAGATGAGCTACCACTACTGGCGCAACTGCGGCATCGGCGGCAAATCCCGCGTCATCAACCTGCGCGGCGCCTACCACGGTGAGACGCTGGGCGCGCTGGGAATCGGCGACGTCGGCCTGTACCGCGACGCCTACGCCGAGCTGCTGCGCGCGCCAATCACCGCGCCTTCTCCCGACGCCTACGAGCGCGAGCCCGGCGAGAGCTGGGCTGAGGTGGCGCAGCGGCGCCTGGCCGACATGCAGGCGCTGCTCGAAGCCCACGCGCACGAGGTCTGCGCGGTCATCGTCGAGCCGCTGGTGCAGTGCGCCGGCGGCATGCGCATGCACCACCCGGCCTACCTGACCGGCCTGCGGGCGCTGTGCGACCGCTACCGGGTGCATCTGATCGCCGACGAGATCGCGGTCGGCTTCGGGCGCACCGGCACGCTGTTTGCCTGCGAGCAGGCCGGCATCGCGCCGGATTTTCTGTGCCTGTCCAAGGGCCTGACCGGCGGCTACCTGCCGCTGGCGGTAGTGCTGACCACGGATGCCGTGTACCAGGCCTTCTACGCCGACTACGCCAGCCAGCGCGCCTTTTTGCACTCGCACAGCTACAGCGGCAATCCGCTCGGCTGCGCGGCGGCGCTGGCCACGCTGGACATCTTCGCCAGCGAACCGGTGCTCGAGCGCAACCGCGCGTTGGCGGCGGCCATGGCGCGCGAGACGGCGCATCTGGTGGACCATCCGCACGTAGCCGAAGTGCGCCAGACCGGCATGATCCTGGCCATCGAGCTGGTGCAGGACAAGGCCAGCCGCCGGCCGTATCCGTGGCAGGAACGCCGCGGCCTGCGCGTCTATCAGCATGGCCTGAGCGAGGGCGTGCTGCTGCGGCCGCTCGGCAACGTCGTCTACTTCATGCCGCCATACGTCATCACCGAGGACGAAATCGTCCTGCTGGCGCGGGTGGCCTGCGCCGGCATCGATCTTGCTGTTCGGCAGTAGTCGATGGCAGGCCGCCACACGCTGGCAATCCGGCCGCGCTAAAACACCCCGCACCCAATCGTTCACCGGGATTCGCCATGACACACGCCCAATTCTCATCCGCCTGGCAGACCGTTGCCGCCGCCCAAATCCGCCTGGCGGGCTGCCGCATGACCGAGCTGTTCGCCGCCGATCCGCAGCGCGTGGCGCGCTACACGCTGGGCGTGGCCGGCCTGCACGTGGATCTGTCCAAGCATCTGCTGGACGATGCTGCCCTGGCCGCGCTGCTGGCGCTGGCGGAGGCGGCCGAATTGCCGCGCTGGCGCACGGCGCTGTTTGCCGGTGAGCCGATCAACAACAGCGAGGGCCGCCCGGCCCTGCACACGGCCCTGCGCGATGCCTCGCCGGAACCGATTGTGGTCGACGGACAGGACATCAAGCCCGGCGTGGCCGCCATGCACCGGCAGATCGCGGATCTGGCCGACGCGGTGCGCAGCGGGCGGCGCGTCGGCGCCAGCGGCCAGCGTTTCACGCAGGTGGTGAACCTGGGTATCGGCGGCTCGTATTGGGGTCCGGCGCTGGCGCTGGAAGCCCTGCATGAACTCGCCACGCCGGACATGCGCATCGATTTCGTCTCCAACGTCGACCCGGCGCCGCTCAAGCGCGTGCTGGCGCAATGCGAGCCGGAACGCACGCTGTTTCTGGTGTCCTCCAAGAGCTTTGGCACCACCGAGACGCTCTACAACTATCAGACGGCGCGCGCCTTCATGGCCGGGCAGCTGGCCGAGGGGGTCGACCGCCATTTCATCGCCGTCACCGCCAATTCGGACAAGGCGCGGGCGTTGGGATTTGCGCAGGATGCGATCGTCACCTTTCCCGAGTGGGTCGGCGGGCGCTATTCGCTGTGGTCGGCGATCGGCCTGCCGGCGGCCATCGGCTTGGGCGCGGACCGCTTCGCGCAGCTGCTCGAAGGCGCCGCGGCCATGGACCGGCACTTCCTGACCGCCCCGCCGGCGCACAACCTGCCGCTGCTGCTGGGCCTGCTGGACGTCTGGTACGCCAGTTTCTGGGGCTTTGGCAGCCGCGCGCTGTTGCCCTATGACCAGGGGCTGCGCCTGTTGCCGACCTACGTGCAGCAGCTGGCGATGGAAAGCGACGGCAAGGGCGTGGACCGCGACGGCCAGCCGCTCGACTATCCCACCTGTCCGGTCGTCTGGGGTGGCAACGGCAACGACGGCGAGCACACCTTCTACCAGTTGCTGCACCAGGGTCCGGCCACCATTCCGGCCGAATTCGTGGTGTGCACCCGGCCCGATGCGGACCTGCCCGGCCACCGCCGGCGGCTGGTCGCACAGTGCCTGGCGCAGGCCGAAGCGCTGCTCACCGGCTTTGATGCACCTGACAAGCCGCATGCCCGCTGCCCCGGCAACCGGCCGAGCACAATGTTCCTGCTGCCGGACATGACGCCGCAGCTGCTGGGCGCGCTGCTGGCCTGCCACGAGCACCGCACCTTCACCAGTGGAGTGCTGTGGCGGGTCAATCCGTTCGATCAGTTCGGCGTGGAGCTGGGCAAGCGCCTGGCCGGCACACTGGAGCGGGAGCTGGGCGGGCAGGGCGTGCCCGGCGCCGCGCACGATGCTTCCACCGCCGCGCTGCTGGACAGCGCCCGCGGCCGGCTCGGCAGCTAGCCGGTTGCCGGCCGCGCTGGCGGGTTGTTGGCGCGAGGCGCCCGCCGCGGCCGCTGCTTCTGCTAAGGTAGCCGGGCCGTCGACACGCGGCGCATTCCAACCCGATTTTTCAATGGCCGCGAGTCCACCGTTCCGACTCAAGGGCAGCCTGGTGACGCTGTCCATACTGAAGCCGCTGAGCACCGATTTGTCCGCAATCGACGCCGGCCTGGCCGCCAAGGTGGCGCAGGCGCCGGCGCTGTTCGACCGCGCGCCGCTGTTGCTGGACCTGGCCGATCTGGCCGAGCCGCAGGCCCTGGACCTGGCCGGTCTGCGCGCGCTGGTGGCACGGCTGGGCTTCGTGCCGGTCGCGGTGCGCGGCGGCGGCGACACGGTGGCCAGTGCCGCCGCGGCACTGGGCCTTGGCGTGCTGGGCGAAGGTCGCCTGCCGCCGGACGCCGAGCCGGCACCACCACCGGCCCAGGAAGAACCGCCGCCACCATCCGCCACCGCGAACGCTGCAGCCGGGCCGGACGCGGCAGCCCCGATCGCCCCCGCGCCGACGCGGCTCATCACCCAGACCGTGCGCTCGGGACAGCAGGTGTACTCGCGCGGTGACCTGATCGTGCTGGCCGGCGTCAGCCCCGGCGCGGAGCTGCTGGCCGACGGCCACATTCATGTTTACGGCCCGCTGCGTGGGCGGGCGCTGGCGGGGCTTCGCGGCAACACGCAGGCGCGCATCTACTGCCGCGCGCTGGAGGCCGAGCTGATCGCCGTCGCTGGCTGTTTTCAGGTGGCCGAGGACATTGACCCGGCCCTGCGCGGGCGCCCGGCGCAGGTGTTCCTCGATGGCGAGGATCTGGTCACCGCGCCCTTGTAAGGGAAACGTTGATTTATTCAGCGTTTCCCGCAGCGCAGGGACGCGCTGCCAAGATCAGTGGCTGTAAGCTGCTGATCTTGTGAGCCATCGGAAAACCACGCTTTTCCGATGGCGGGCGCTGAGAAATCCAGGATGGATTTATTCAGCGCTTCCCAAGGGCGCAACGCTAGGCATACAGAGGATAAAAACTTGGCACGCATCATCGTCACCACCTCCGGCAAGGGAGGGGTCGGCAAGACCACCACCAGCGCCGCCTTCGGCACCGGCCTGGCCCTGCGCGGGCACAAGACCGTGGTCATC
Protein-coding sequences here:
- a CDS encoding inactive transglutaminase family protein; the encoded protein is MSKGSSVLRNRHLLILCLLLVAAGGSLFLYKWLDLGVPIKADNAIGAWTVEARIRFTAQSGKPVKVRFAVPLRPPGFALLDETFVSSGYGLSTAVQDGDREALWAIRRARGEQELYYQAVVYPARDTAQSSGSRPPPVEPPQFSDAQAAVVTSLVEQIRAHSADIATFAVETLQRLGARDNSDINLLLAGDNSPERRAEVAAGILATANIAARPVYGFQLQKEGRRLPLLTRLEVHNGERWLSFDPLSGAQGQPDDFLVWSRGKPPLRDSDGVRHLRLEFSAAENTYEALAVARQRAAERGSLALQFSLLSLPVQMQMVYRVVLTMPLGALIIVLLRNVVGIKAFGTFAPILIALAFRETRLLNGILLFTGIVALGLGARFYLERLKLLLVPRLASVLTVVVLMMATLSVLTYQLGIGAGLSVALFPMVILTMTIERMSIGWEEAGPREALQQAGGSLLAASLAYLVMTERQVQHLVFMFPELLLIVLAITLALGRYTGYRLTELRRFKALAG
- a CDS encoding alpha-L-glutamate ligase-like protein, whose translation is MITFPWQRARALRAHGVLGMNQRNGDFIARVNPRRLYPLVDDKVRTKTLAQAAGIQVPQLYGLIAIQHQVLQLPKLLEGREDFVVKPVNGSGGNGVLVIVGRRKGRYRKASGAQLTEDELEHHVSNTLSGLYSLGGQPDAAMIEYRVKVDPVFEPISHQGVPDLRTVVYKGYPVLAMVRLPTALSDGKANLHQGAIGAGIDIASGLTGRGVWRNEVIDEHIDTGNPITGVQVPQWETLLELAARCYDISGLGYLGVDFVLDRDFGPMMLEMNARPGLNIQIANQTGLLPRLATVDAHGREGASVAERVAFARQRFGRP
- a CDS encoding D-Ala-D-Ala carboxypeptidase family metallohydrolase, which produces MGRHCFGHWLARWLCCVVLGLAGVMPALAAPLQLAMLTPASGTSGGAGFSVRWGTERSGLAVNPLVASAGQAITLQVENPDSGTFTLDAGAGAVQRLGAAQWRWTAPGKPGAYTLEVRRADGARMRFTALVTTPRQALRGGALNGYLIGDYPNHPGGQALYRPPEGFIEINARSAELPLTPHLKLGQFVCKQAARGPRYVALRERLPLALEAAMERFARAGIASGGLTVMSGYRTPHYNRQLGDTRFSRHQWGDAADVFIDEDGDGRMDDLNGDRRHDREDARLLFEIVDAAQGEAGWQRFIGGLSAYAPNAYHGAFLHLDTRGVKARW
- a CDS encoding L,D-transpeptidase family protein; translated protein: MRRPLRAGAWLGWLLAALAWGSAAASEPVAEALQAALAAPSLTAERSLYAPELLRPLYAVRGYAPLWDARRADAARAELAGAAAHGLRAADYHLAAIDAQRADRSAAGQAMLDLLLSDGLLMLGSHVRGGRIEVGGLTPRRRLLAVDADLPARLQQAESAAAFLSGLGSSLAGYPRLQQALAHYRAIAATGGWPLLPDGPTLRPGDRDPLLAVLRQRLAREGMDGPVGDGEALFDAPLEAAVRRFQARHGLDVDGAVGRQTRRALNTPVSFRVDQLIANLERRRWLGAAPGRRQVRVNMAAFTLEAIDGPAVALRMRVVVGQPYRPTPEFSDRIRYLVLNPYWEVPPRLAAQDKLPLIRRDPDYLAREHIRVLSGWAEDARQIDPATIDWQHLRTPLPYRLRQDPGPWNALGRIKFMFPNAHDVYLHDTPARALFEHAERGFSSGCIRLQEPLALADWLLSGDPRWSPEALRAAIDSGQTRTVNLREPVPVYLLYWTAWVDSDGTVQFRRDIYDRDAPLAAALVTPIQGD
- a CDS encoding peptidylprolyl isomerase, yielding MRIADDCVVTLAYTLRDDAGEELDSATAADPFAFVHGRHSVIPGLEKALTGHAAGDKLELTIAPADAYGEHSPARVQVVPRDRFPADMDIEPGMQFHASDEHGGRMSVRVAEVSEDGITVDANHPLAGQTLHFAVEVLGVRAATAEELAHGHVHGPGGHHH
- a CDS encoding adenosylmethionine--8-amino-7-oxononanoate transaminase, translated to MNNADFVARDLAVLWHPCTQMQDHEWLPLVPIRRGAGVWLEDFDGRRYLDAISSWWVNLFGHANPYISAAVARQAGQLEQVIFGGFSHEPALLLAERLVALAPPSLARCFFADNGSSAVEVALKMSYHYWRNCGIGGKSRVINLRGAYHGETLGALGIGDVGLYRDAYAELLRAPITAPSPDAYEREPGESWAEVAQRRLADMQALLEAHAHEVCAVIVEPLVQCAGGMRMHHPAYLTGLRALCDRYRVHLIADEIAVGFGRTGTLFACEQAGIAPDFLCLSKGLTGGYLPLAVVLTTDAVYQAFYADYASQRAFLHSHSYSGNPLGCAAALATLDIFASEPVLERNRALAAAMARETAHLVDHPHVAEVRQTGMILAIELVQDKASRRPYPWQERRGLRVYQHGLSEGVLLRPLGNVVYFMPPYVITEDEIVLLARVACAGIDLAVRQ
- the pgi gene encoding glucose-6-phosphate isomerase; amino-acid sequence: MTHAQFSSAWQTVAAAQIRLAGCRMTELFAADPQRVARYTLGVAGLHVDLSKHLLDDAALAALLALAEAAELPRWRTALFAGEPINNSEGRPALHTALRDASPEPIVVDGQDIKPGVAAMHRQIADLADAVRSGRRVGASGQRFTQVVNLGIGGSYWGPALALEALHELATPDMRIDFVSNVDPAPLKRVLAQCEPERTLFLVSSKSFGTTETLYNYQTARAFMAGQLAEGVDRHFIAVTANSDKARALGFAQDAIVTFPEWVGGRYSLWSAIGLPAAIGLGADRFAQLLEGAAAMDRHFLTAPPAHNLPLLLGLLDVWYASFWGFGSRALLPYDQGLRLLPTYVQQLAMESDGKGVDRDGQPLDYPTCPVVWGGNGNDGEHTFYQLLHQGPATIPAEFVVCTRPDADLPGHRRRLVAQCLAQAEALLTGFDAPDKPHARCPGNRPSTMFLLPDMTPQLLGALLACHEHRTFTSGVLWRVNPFDQFGVELGKRLAGTLERELGGQGVPGAAHDASTAALLDSARGRLGS
- the minC gene encoding septum site-determining protein MinC, whose amino-acid sequence is MAASPPFRLKGSLVTLSILKPLSTDLSAIDAGLAAKVAQAPALFDRAPLLLDLADLAEPQALDLAGLRALVARLGFVPVAVRGGGDTVASAAAALGLGVLGEGRLPPDAEPAPPPAQEEPPPPSATANAAAGPDAAAPIAPAPTRLITQTVRSGQQVYSRGDLIVLAGVSPGAELLADGHIHVYGPLRGRALAGLRGNTQARIYCRALEAELIAVAGCFQVAEDIDPALRGRPAQVFLDGEDLVTAPL